The window CTTTCTGGGCCGCTGCCGCGTCATCCATGCCATCGATGCGGCCCACTTGATCACCATCGCCCACTTGCAACACGCCCTGAACGACGTGCCCGAGCGCCTGCTGGTGCGCACCTACCGCCAGTTCCCAAGCCAACACTTCGACACCCAACTCACCGCCTTTGACCCTGCCTGCGTGCAGCACCTGGCCGACTTGGGCGTGCTGCTGATCGGCACCGACAGCGCCAGCATTGACCCGGCCGACAGCAAGCAACTGCCCAGCCACCAGGTGATCCGCCAGCGCGGCCTGCGCGTGCTGGAAAACCTGCTGCTCGACGAGGTGCCCGAAGGCGATTACGAACTGATCGCCCTGCCCCTCAAACTC is drawn from Limnohabitans sp. 63ED37-2 and contains these coding sequences:
- the kynB gene encoding arylformamidase, with the protein product MNKLWDKLWDISPPVGAQSPVFPGDTPYSQQWAATLSDTCPVNVSAITLSPHVGAHADAPLHYDPQGAAVGALDLLPFLGRCRVIHAIDAAHLITIAHLQHALNDVPERLLVRTYRQFPSQHFDTQLTAFDPACVQHLADLGVLLIGTDSASIDPADSKQLPSHQVIRQRGLRVLENLLLDEVPEGDYELIALPLKLMSADASPVRAVLREL